A window of the Teredinibacter franksiae genome harbors these coding sequences:
- a CDS encoding BON domain-containing protein, whose amino-acid sequence MKKLLVLLTLATLPAIISGCVSIVDATTNGPINTDPGKRSMGDKIDDSSLSTIVAVNIRKASPELDKAHINVYSFNQIVLLTGEVPTKEGYELAGKTARKVARVRQVYNELQAREKSDFFSRTNDEYLELKINSKLMSHRDIDASRVKVIVEDEIVFLMGIMTLVQADKMTDVVASTSGIKKVIRAIEYIE is encoded by the coding sequence ATGAAAAAGCTGTTGGTATTACTTACCCTTGCCACGCTGCCGGCAATTATCTCTGGGTGCGTTTCCATTGTAGATGCTACCACCAACGGGCCAATTAACACTGACCCAGGGAAGCGCTCTATGGGAGACAAAATTGACGACTCCAGCTTGAGCACCATTGTCGCGGTTAATATTCGTAAAGCCAGCCCAGAGCTCGATAAAGCCCACATAAATGTGTACAGCTTTAACCAGATAGTTTTGCTAACAGGAGAAGTACCCACAAAAGAGGGCTACGAACTGGCAGGGAAAACAGCGCGCAAAGTAGCGCGAGTACGACAGGTTTACAACGAACTGCAGGCGCGGGAAAAATCCGATTTTTTCTCCCGCACCAACGACGAATACCTAGAACTGAAGATCAACAGTAAACTTATGTCCCACCGCGATATTGACGCGAGTAGAGTCAAGGTGATTGTAGAAGATGAAATTGTGTTTCTAATGGGGATAATGACACTGGTACAAGCGGACAAAATGACAGATGTTGTTGCCAGCACCAGCGGCATTAAAAAAGTTATACGCGCCATTGAGTACATCGAGTAA
- a CDS encoding M48 family metallopeptidase, whose amino-acid sequence MNFFKHQDTAKHKTTLLVVLLSLAVLSLVAITIAAIGLFLYYVGLHSTSVSAVQAQQLSLPEHMLQFVQTKLALWVSLGVVFVVGMGTVFKYVQLSGGGRKVAEALGGKLLNYDGAEGEEAKVLNIVEEMAIASGNPVPPVYIIEDNGINAFAAGLSRRDAVIGVTRGCVNLLNRDELQGVIAHEFSHIHNGDMRLNMRLIAILHGILVIGLLGYFILRGSGGYHYGYGYRRRYSGGSNSKSRGAQMGLGFALVAIGFGGTFFGNIIKAAVSRQREFLADASAVQFTRNPEGIGNALKKIGGFDQGSLISNGAASQFSHMFFGQGIKTSFNALMATHPPLHERIRKVLPNWNGGYIHAEQALPSSLKTHSTNATNIPGASAFAAAGSVSLNASSIETIGEPQQNHLEHAHALLASIPQTLRDAAHQPFSARALIYCLLLDSQKEIRTIQARALKDAAHPATFKVMQNLYRDVNQLPREHHIALIEMSIPALKLLSAGQYQVFKNNLSALIKADNQVSLFEWCVYRIVTQNSEARVTESKYRLRDLPQEISLLFSLVVQAGKSRSPGGAFQKGIENLGFKGVKFTLSASGFAFPEIDTAIEKLSNLKVLQKPVLLKALVEVINADSVVTPVEAELFRAIADSLDCPVPPLNLS is encoded by the coding sequence GTGAACTTTTTCAAGCATCAAGATACCGCCAAGCATAAAACAACACTGCTGGTGGTATTACTCAGCCTCGCTGTACTCAGCCTTGTCGCCATCACCATTGCAGCCATAGGCCTATTTCTCTATTACGTTGGTCTCCACAGCACCAGTGTATCGGCGGTTCAAGCCCAACAGCTGTCACTGCCGGAACATATGCTTCAATTTGTACAAACCAAGCTAGCCCTCTGGGTCTCGCTTGGTGTGGTGTTCGTCGTAGGCATGGGAACGGTTTTCAAATATGTCCAACTTAGCGGCGGTGGCCGCAAAGTTGCCGAAGCTTTGGGTGGAAAACTGCTTAACTACGATGGCGCAGAGGGCGAAGAAGCCAAGGTACTGAATATTGTAGAAGAAATGGCTATCGCTTCCGGGAACCCGGTGCCGCCGGTTTACATTATAGAAGACAACGGTATCAATGCATTCGCCGCCGGTTTATCCCGGCGTGACGCGGTGATTGGCGTAACACGTGGTTGTGTCAATTTATTGAACCGCGACGAACTGCAAGGCGTCATAGCTCACGAGTTTAGCCACATCCATAACGGTGATATGCGCCTGAATATGCGCCTGATCGCAATACTACACGGCATATTGGTAATAGGCTTACTTGGCTATTTTATTCTGCGTGGGTCCGGCGGTTATCACTATGGCTACGGATATAGACGACGTTATTCCGGCGGCTCAAACTCTAAAAGTCGCGGCGCGCAAATGGGGCTGGGTTTCGCCCTTGTCGCCATCGGTTTTGGCGGCACTTTTTTCGGCAATATTATAAAGGCGGCCGTTAGCCGACAACGTGAATTCTTAGCCGATGCGTCTGCCGTGCAATTCACACGAAACCCCGAAGGCATTGGCAATGCCCTGAAAAAAATTGGCGGCTTTGACCAGGGCTCTCTCATTTCCAACGGAGCGGCGTCACAGTTCAGCCATATGTTTTTTGGCCAGGGTATCAAAACATCGTTTAACGCGCTGATGGCCACCCACCCGCCGTTGCACGAACGCATAAGAAAAGTCCTACCCAACTGGAACGGTGGCTATATTCACGCTGAGCAGGCCCTCCCCTCTAGCCTTAAAACACACTCCACAAACGCAACAAACATCCCTGGCGCGTCAGCATTTGCCGCCGCAGGCTCTGTCAGCCTCAACGCTAGCAGTATCGAAACCATTGGCGAACCACAACAGAACCACCTTGAACATGCTCACGCGCTGCTCGCATCAATTCCCCAAACCCTGCGCGATGCCGCACACCAACCCTTTAGCGCACGCGCGCTCATATACTGCTTACTTTTAGATTCGCAAAAAGAAATACGCACAATTCAAGCGCGCGCGCTAAAAGATGCGGCACACCCCGCAACATTTAAGGTGATGCAGAACTTATATCGCGACGTAAACCAACTTCCACGTGAGCACCACATTGCGTTAATCGAAATGAGCATTCCCGCGCTAAAATTATTATCGGCAGGCCAATATCAAGTGTTTAAAAACAACTTGTCAGCGCTAATCAAAGCCGATAATCAGGTCAGCCTTTTCGAGTGGTGTGTATACCGTATTGTTACGCAAAATTCAGAAGCCAGGGTTACCGAATCTAAATACCGCTTACGCGACTTACCCCAAGAAATAAGCTTGCTGTTTAGCTTGGTAGTACAGGCAGGGAAAAGCCGTTCGCCCGGCGGCGCCTTTCAAAAGGGCATTGAAAACCTCGGTTTTAAAGGTGTGAAATTTACGCTTTCCGCCAGCGGTTTTGCGTTCCCAGAAATTGATACAGCCATTGAAAAGCTATCAAACCTGAAAGTGCTGCAAAAGCCAGTGTTGCTCAAGGCGTTGGTAGAAGTGATTAATGCCGATAGCGTTGTAACACCGGTAGAAGCCGAACTGTTCAGGGCAATAGCCGATTCTCTCGACTGCCCGGTACCGCCATTGAACTTAAGCTGA
- a CDS encoding ClpXP protease specificity-enhancing factor, with translation MAMTSSRPYLIRALYEWIVDNDYTPHVVVNALAGGVEVPQKYVNKEGQIVLNIAPRAVASLEVGNKAVVFNARFGGIPTDIYVPCHAVLGIYARENGQGMMFDSETTPEEPDPKSPDGEDNGTSQRRPSLRVVK, from the coding sequence ATGGCGATGACTTCGAGTAGGCCCTATCTTATACGCGCGTTATATGAGTGGATCGTAGATAACGATTACACACCTCATGTTGTTGTAAACGCTCTTGCTGGCGGAGTTGAAGTACCTCAAAAGTACGTGAACAAAGAAGGTCAAATTGTGTTGAACATTGCCCCCAGAGCCGTTGCTAGCCTGGAGGTTGGGAACAAGGCTGTGGTCTTTAATGCGCGCTTTGGCGGCATTCCTACCGATATCTACGTACCTTGCCATGCTGTTTTGGGTATATATGCCCGTGAAAACGGACAGGGCATGATGTTCGATAGCGAGACTACACCCGAAGAGCCAGACCCTAAATCGCCCGATGGCGAAGATAACGGTACCAGTCAGCGCCGCCCAAGCCTTAGAGTGGTTAAGTAG
- a CDS encoding Yip1 family protein has protein sequence MALLQHAFGIMTNPSAEWVSVRDDKSSFKQVFLSHVPFLALIPSLSAFYGVTQVGWVVGDNVTRLSTNSALSLCALTYVALLVGVFVLGEFANWMSRTYGVAESEERRHHAGTALAVCATTPMFLAGLFLVVPSIWVNTLAMIAAGSYAVYLIYEGMPILMNIDKNRAFMYSSSVITVGLVLMVSAMIGTVLVWGMGIGPVYID, from the coding sequence ATGGCACTTTTGCAGCACGCCTTTGGCATAATGACAAACCCGTCGGCTGAATGGGTTTCGGTTAGAGACGATAAAAGTTCATTCAAGCAGGTCTTCCTGAGTCACGTACCGTTTCTGGCTCTTATTCCTTCGCTATCTGCCTTTTACGGTGTTACACAGGTTGGTTGGGTCGTTGGCGATAATGTTACTCGTCTGTCTACAAATTCGGCACTGTCTTTATGCGCACTCACCTATGTGGCGCTATTGGTTGGGGTGTTTGTTCTTGGTGAGTTCGCAAACTGGATGTCCCGAACCTACGGTGTCGCGGAGTCAGAAGAGCGTCGTCACCACGCGGGTACGGCACTGGCTGTATGTGCCACAACGCCAATGTTTCTAGCGGGACTGTTTCTAGTTGTCCCTTCTATTTGGGTGAATACGCTGGCAATGATTGCCGCTGGCAGCTATGCGGTATATTTGATTTATGAAGGTATGCCAATTCTCATGAATATTGATAAAAACCGGGCTTTCATGTATTCCTCATCCGTTATCACGGTGGGTTTGGTGTTAATGGTATCAGCCATGATTGGTACGGTTTTGGTTTGGGGAATGGGTATTGGCCCCGTGTATATTGACTAA
- a CDS encoding SIS domain-containing protein: MNQRIYNLFQSSVEAKMQVGEELAPMIEQASDIMVNALLNDKKIMICGNGTSSALAQIFTSSLLDRYEKERPSLPAIWLGSAVSTYTAIAADYNYAEIYAKPIRALGHEGDILVSLSTSGNSSNLIAAVSAAHDRNMQVVALTGRDGGDISALLDVNDIEICAAINSRGRIHEIHLLTIFCLCDLIDNKLFGIE, encoded by the coding sequence ATGAACCAACGTATATATAATTTATTCCAGAGCAGTGTCGAAGCCAAAATGCAGGTGGGAGAAGAGCTCGCCCCCATGATCGAGCAGGCCAGCGACATTATGGTAAACGCCCTTCTCAACGATAAAAAAATTATGATATGCGGCAATGGCACCTCGTCTGCGCTCGCCCAAATTTTCACCTCTTCACTACTCGACCGTTACGAGAAAGAGCGCCCCAGCTTACCGGCCATATGGCTAGGCAGCGCGGTTTCCACTTATACCGCCATTGCCGCCGACTACAATTACGCCGAAATTTACGCCAAACCTATTCGTGCCCTCGGCCACGAGGGTGACATTCTGGTTAGTCTGAGCACCAGCGGTAATTCGAGCAACCTGATTGCAGCCGTTTCCGCTGCCCACGATCGAAATATGCAGGTTGTCGCGCTTACTGGGCGCGACGGTGGGGATATTTCTGCACTACTTGATGTCAACGATATAGAGATTTGTGCCGCAATAAATTCCCGTGGTCGTATACACGAAATTCACTTGCTCACTATCTTTTGCCTTTGCGACTTAATTGATAACAAGCTGTTCGGGATTGAATAA
- a CDS encoding glutathione S-transferase N-terminal domain-containing protein produces the protein MGVVTKRSSMTYFSDGKDHYSHRVRIVLAEKGVTVDVVEVDPADIPTELSEINPYNSLPTLVDRELTLYETSVMMEYLDERFPHPPLLPVYPVARAESRQFIHRIENDWCPLVATLAKPSSKEASATAAKELKDSLVAIAPIFGEKPFFMSEEFTLVDCCLAPILWRLDAYGVQLPKTRQVVPLLEYMDRMFRRESFQESLTEYEREMRPEFG, from the coding sequence ATGGGAGTTGTAACCAAGCGCTCATCCATGACCTACTTTTCTGACGGTAAAGATCACTACAGCCATCGAGTACGTATTGTGCTGGCTGAGAAGGGGGTTACGGTTGATGTTGTCGAAGTCGATCCAGCCGATATTCCCACGGAACTCAGTGAGATTAATCCCTACAATTCTTTACCAACACTGGTCGATCGTGAGTTAACGCTCTACGAAACCAGTGTGATGATGGAATATTTAGATGAGCGTTTTCCTCACCCTCCGCTGCTGCCTGTGTACCCGGTAGCCAGGGCCGAAAGTCGTCAGTTTATTCATCGCATAGAGAATGATTGGTGCCCGCTTGTTGCAACTTTAGCTAAACCCTCCAGTAAAGAGGCCAGTGCTACTGCAGCCAAGGAGCTTAAAGACAGCTTGGTGGCGATTGCCCCCATTTTTGGTGAAAAGCCCTTTTTTATGAGCGAGGAATTCACTCTCGTCGATTGCTGCCTGGCTCCAATCCTTTGGCGTTTGGACGCCTACGGTGTTCAATTGCCCAAAACGCGTCAGGTCGTGCCTTTACTGGAATACATGGATCGCATGTTCCGCAGAGAATCTTTCCAGGAAAGTTTGACTGAATATGAGCGCGAAATGCGCCCGGAATTTGGTTAA
- a CDS encoding DNA-binding response regulator: MNVTKDSPLVLVVDDSPETVGMLNDTLERAGMSTLVALEGDQAIRIARRMNPDIILLDAVMPEIDGFEVCRTLKADRELQAIPVIFMTGLKESENVLKGFECGGTDYITKPIVTNELIARIRVHLANSRLTRSAQTALDTAGQCVFAVNNRGQLLWTTPQVHKIFDAADNNNWLKQELEHELVVWLQHNPNIGMGIDLEFPNRSIRLVYVGNSGPDEVLLRIIDKSKPNEILMLCENFNLTARESEVLRWLTHGKTNRDIGLILGTSPRTVNKHLEQVYKKLEVDNRTAAAAKVLHSLER, from the coding sequence ATGAACGTCACAAAGGACAGTCCACTGGTATTGGTTGTTGATGATTCACCGGAAACCGTCGGCATGCTAAACGATACACTTGAACGTGCTGGCATGTCGACACTGGTAGCACTGGAAGGTGACCAGGCAATTAGAATTGCACGGCGCATGAACCCCGACATTATTTTACTTGATGCGGTAATGCCAGAAATAGATGGCTTTGAGGTCTGCCGCACGCTAAAAGCGGACAGAGAACTACAAGCCATTCCGGTTATATTTATGACTGGTCTGAAAGAATCAGAAAACGTCCTAAAAGGTTTCGAATGTGGAGGTACGGATTATATAACCAAACCCATCGTTACCAACGAACTAATTGCGCGAATTCGCGTACATCTAGCGAATTCGCGCCTAACCCGCAGTGCACAAACCGCATTAGACACTGCGGGCCAATGCGTGTTCGCCGTAAACAATCGCGGCCAACTCCTATGGACCACACCTCAGGTTCATAAAATTTTCGACGCTGCCGACAACAATAACTGGCTCAAGCAAGAACTTGAGCATGAATTGGTAGTTTGGCTACAGCATAATCCCAATATTGGTATGGGCATAGACCTAGAGTTTCCAAACAGATCAATAAGATTAGTATACGTTGGCAATAGCGGCCCCGATGAAGTCTTGCTGCGTATCATCGACAAAAGTAAACCGAACGAAATCCTGATGTTGTGCGAAAATTTCAACCTCACGGCTCGCGAATCGGAGGTTCTCCGCTGGCTCACTCACGGTAAAACTAACCGCGACATAGGGCTGATACTAGGCACTAGCCCACGCACGGTAAACAAGCACCTAGAGCAGGTATACAAAAAATTAGAAGTGGACAATAGAACCGCTGCGGCAGCTAAAGTCTTGCATTCATTGGAGCGGTAG
- a CDS encoding penicillin-binding protein activator, which yields MSVKLMGLGLVLCGALTLSGCGPASVKEDTAETTTALSTEDISKLLTEAESTVGEERAALLLEASASMYLTDELDWARNTLATLFASGLNDRHYFTYSLLSAQVALAEGEHFVSKRYLWQPRFIDILATIEPERQIIARELRANLLCDLAEFRDCVAERLAIDAVFERHNLAQQEARDLNQDLIWLALMELPHQDLQMEAQMQSNPLEQGWYTLAALSKNNQTNMRLQLQSVEDWALRWPEHPASLRLPADLQLLKQLVEEQATQVAVLLPTSGKLAKPSQAIRDGLMAAFYRLSESDDQVPNLRFYDTNDRDINILYDQAILEGAQAVIGPLDKAQIDELALREQLPVPTLALNYAENPVGITAQLFQFGLGVEDEASQVAERAWRDGHRRAMILAPASSWGDRAAATFTASWEANGGRLVGDFRFKGIGNYSNLVRDAMSVEASQQRARRIRQILGQKVESEPRPRKDVDLIFLVAHPTQARQIKPILAFHYAGQIPVYSTSHIYNGEIDSNADRDMNGIRFATLPWFFNAQLPEKQSIDSFANGASSYQPLYALGVDAFQLYPRLRQLVQVRNAHYYGNTGKLSLDDQQRVIREQTWAQFIRGRAYPMPTVLSADDT from the coding sequence TTGTCTGTCAAATTAATGGGCCTAGGCCTAGTACTGTGTGGCGCACTCACACTTAGCGGCTGCGGCCCGGCCTCGGTGAAGGAGGATACGGCAGAAACAACTACAGCACTCTCAACCGAAGATATTAGCAAGCTTCTGACCGAAGCCGAGAGCACAGTGGGGGAAGAACGCGCAGCGCTACTACTGGAGGCATCGGCCTCCATGTACCTAACGGACGAACTCGACTGGGCACGCAATACGCTTGCTACACTTTTCGCCAGCGGCCTAAACGATAGACATTATTTCACATACTCGCTGCTGTCGGCACAGGTTGCTTTAGCCGAGGGCGAACACTTTGTCTCCAAACGCTACCTGTGGCAACCCCGTTTTATCGACATTCTTGCCACTATTGAACCTGAGCGACAAATTATTGCACGGGAGCTACGTGCAAATCTCCTCTGTGACTTGGCCGAATTTCGCGATTGTGTAGCAGAACGACTCGCAATCGACGCTGTGTTCGAACGCCATAACCTCGCTCAGCAGGAAGCACGAGACTTGAATCAGGACTTAATCTGGCTGGCACTTATGGAGCTACCCCACCAAGATCTGCAGATGGAAGCACAAATGCAGAGCAACCCATTGGAGCAGGGTTGGTACACCCTAGCGGCACTCAGTAAAAACAACCAAACCAATATGCGTCTGCAATTGCAAAGCGTGGAAGACTGGGCCCTGCGCTGGCCAGAACACCCCGCGAGCTTGCGCTTGCCGGCCGATTTACAACTGCTTAAACAGCTCGTAGAAGAGCAAGCTACTCAAGTCGCCGTACTTCTACCCACCAGCGGAAAGCTGGCCAAGCCATCACAAGCCATACGCGATGGTTTAATGGCCGCGTTTTACCGCCTATCCGAAAGTGACGATCAAGTACCCAACCTGCGCTTTTACGACACCAATGACCGTGATATCAACATCCTTTACGATCAGGCAATACTGGAAGGCGCCCAGGCTGTAATAGGCCCCTTAGATAAAGCCCAAATCGACGAACTGGCGCTGCGCGAGCAATTACCTGTGCCCACTCTGGCTCTCAACTACGCTGAAAATCCAGTGGGAATTACTGCCCAATTGTTTCAGTTTGGTCTAGGTGTGGAGGATGAAGCCTCTCAAGTCGCCGAACGCGCTTGGCGCGACGGTCACCGCAGGGCGATGATCCTGGCCCCCGCCAGTAGCTGGGGCGATCGTGCAGCGGCTACATTTACCGCTAGCTGGGAAGCAAACGGCGGGCGATTAGTCGGTGATTTCCGTTTTAAAGGTATAGGAAACTATTCCAACCTTGTTCGCGATGCCATGAGTGTGGAGGCTAGCCAACAACGCGCGCGCCGTATACGACAAATTCTTGGGCAAAAAGTCGAATCCGAACCCCGTCCCCGCAAAGACGTAGACCTTATATTTTTAGTTGCTCACCCTACCCAAGCACGGCAGATAAAACCCATTCTCGCCTTTCACTACGCCGGTCAGATTCCTGTATATTCCACCAGCCACATTTATAACGGTGAAATAGACAGCAACGCCGACCGAGACATGAACGGCATTCGCTTTGCCACTCTGCCTTGGTTTTTTAACGCGCAGCTACCCGAAAAACAGTCTATCGATAGTTTTGCCAACGGCGCGTCATCTTATCAACCCCTATACGCCCTCGGCGTTGATGCCTTTCAACTGTACCCTCGTCTACGCCAATTGGTGCAAGTCCGCAACGCTCATTACTACGGCAACACCGGCAAACTCAGCTTAGACGACCAACAGCGCGTTATTCGCGAACAAACCTGGGCACAATTTATACGCGGCAGAGCCTACCCCATGCCCACCGTTCTCAGTGCTGATGACACTTAA
- a CDS encoding LemA family protein: MSVSTIVTLVILAGIVFYVISIYNKLVSFKNRYQNAFAQIETQLKRRYDLIPNLVEVAKGYLSHERETLEAVISARNTALAGLKAASQNPGDAAAMQELAGAEGMLSSAMGRLNVVMEAYPDLKASANMAQLTEELTSTENRVAFARQAFNDSVTEYNTFRQSFPPVFFANMFGHPKDAELLEFEDSAAIQAAPKVSF; this comes from the coding sequence ATGTCCGTATCCACCATTGTCACACTGGTAATTCTCGCTGGTATTGTTTTTTACGTTATTTCGATTTACAACAAACTGGTGAGCTTTAAAAATCGATATCAAAACGCTTTTGCACAGATCGAAACGCAGTTAAAACGTCGCTACGACCTTATCCCCAATCTCGTTGAGGTCGCTAAAGGCTACCTTTCTCACGAGCGGGAAACGCTGGAAGCGGTTATTTCTGCTCGCAATACAGCTCTCGCTGGCCTAAAAGCTGCTTCCCAAAACCCCGGTGACGCCGCCGCCATGCAAGAGCTCGCCGGTGCAGAGGGTATGCTCAGCAGCGCCATGGGACGCCTGAATGTGGTTATGGAGGCCTACCCCGATTTAAAAGCCAGCGCCAACATGGCACAACTGACAGAGGAACTAACCTCTACCGAAAATCGTGTAGCTTTCGCTCGCCAGGCCTTCAACGATTCTGTGACCGAATACAACACCTTTCGACAGAGCTTTCCGCCGGTGTTTTTCGCCAACATGTTTGGCCACCCAAAAGATGCTGAGCTATTGGAATTTGAAGACAGCGCAGCGATTCAAGCTGCCCCAAAAGTTTCATTTTAA
- a CDS encoding acetyl-CoA C-acyltransferase, with protein MSEAIVVVGFARTAMGGMQGAFSDVSAPELGGSAIAGAIQNAGMQADQVDEVLMGCVLSAGLGQAPARQASLAAGVARKTPTTTLNKVCGSGLKTVIMAHNALQSGYVNVIVAGGMENMTRAPYMLDRARGGYRLGHGEIYDHMFLDGLQDAYSNDLMGNYAEATAEKYGFTREAQDAFAIESLTRASKAIAEGKFEREITPVTVKTRRGETIITVDEQPGNARPDKIPSLRPAFKKDGTVTAANSSSISDGAAALVLMRESDALAKKLQPIARIVGCSEHAQDPEWFTTAPVGAVKKLLEKNNWSVADIDLFEVNEAFAVVTMAAMEELGLDSRKVNVHGGACALGHPLGASGARVLVTLLGALQTYGKKRGVATLCIGGGEGIAVGVEMI; from the coding sequence ATGAGTGAGGCTATCGTAGTTGTTGGTTTCGCAAGAACGGCAATGGGTGGTATGCAGGGAGCATTTTCAGACGTTTCGGCTCCCGAACTGGGTGGTTCAGCCATTGCTGGCGCTATCCAAAACGCGGGGATGCAGGCCGACCAAGTTGATGAGGTGCTAATGGGGTGCGTGCTCTCAGCAGGATTGGGGCAGGCTCCCGCAAGGCAGGCATCGCTTGCCGCGGGGGTTGCGCGTAAAACTCCCACTACCACTTTGAATAAAGTGTGTGGGTCGGGGCTGAAAACCGTGATTATGGCGCACAATGCGCTGCAGTCGGGGTATGTTAATGTGATTGTTGCCGGCGGAATGGAAAATATGACGCGTGCACCCTATATGCTCGACAGAGCCCGCGGAGGTTATCGGCTTGGGCACGGCGAGATATACGACCATATGTTCCTAGACGGGTTACAGGATGCCTACAGTAATGACTTAATGGGCAACTACGCTGAAGCAACAGCTGAAAAATACGGTTTTACCCGAGAGGCGCAAGATGCTTTTGCCATTGAGTCGCTCACTCGTGCAAGTAAGGCCATTGCTGAAGGTAAGTTTGAGCGGGAAATAACACCGGTTACGGTAAAAACTCGCAGGGGCGAAACCATTATTACCGTTGACGAGCAGCCCGGCAATGCGCGGCCGGACAAAATCCCTAGCCTGCGGCCGGCATTTAAAAAAGATGGAACGGTTACGGCGGCTAACTCTAGTTCTATTTCCGACGGTGCAGCGGCGCTGGTGTTAATGCGTGAATCCGACGCGCTGGCGAAAAAGCTTCAACCCATTGCGCGTATTGTGGGTTGCAGTGAGCATGCGCAAGATCCCGAGTGGTTCACCACAGCACCGGTTGGGGCGGTGAAAAAACTGTTGGAGAAAAATAATTGGTCGGTTGCCGATATCGACTTGTTTGAAGTTAATGAAGCCTTTGCGGTTGTAACAATGGCTGCGATGGAAGAGTTGGGGCTGGATAGCCGCAAGGTTAATGTTCACGGCGGTGCCTGCGCTTTGGGGCACCCATTAGGCGCTTCGGGCGCGCGAGTATTGGTTACTCTGCTAGGCGCACTGCAGACCTACGGAAAAAAACGCGGTGTTGCCACTTTGTGTATTGGTGGAGGTGAAGGAATAGCGGTTGGTGTAGAAATGATCTAA
- a CDS encoding YraN family protein gives MTLKLFTRKQKSSGDAAEDAALTYLKKQGLTLVCRNYRCKTGEIDLILKHAETLVFVEVRMRKSDAFGSAVETVTKSKQKKVVSAAQTYLLEKGHSANMPLRFDVVGIDGHEMSWIQDAF, from the coding sequence ATGACACTTAAGCTTTTTACCCGAAAGCAAAAGTCATCTGGTGACGCTGCCGAGGATGCGGCGCTCACCTACCTGAAAAAGCAGGGATTGACACTGGTTTGTCGCAACTATCGCTGTAAAACCGGCGAAATCGACCTTATTCTTAAGCACGCTGAAACATTGGTTTTTGTCGAGGTGCGCATGCGCAAGTCCGATGCTTTTGGTAGCGCCGTCGAAACAGTAACAAAGAGCAAACAGAAAAAAGTGGTAAGTGCTGCGCAAACCTATCTACTAGAAAAAGGTCATTCTGCTAATATGCCGTTGCGCTTTGATGTTGTAGGGATAGACGGCCACGAAATGTCCTGGATTCAAGACGCATTCTAA
- the rsmI gene encoding 16S rRNA (cytidine(1402)-2'-O)-methyltransferase: MSSMNALYIVATPIGNLDDITQRALATLQKADIIAAEDTRHSAKLTQHFGITTPLIAYHDHSNESQTLRLLDRLSKGESIALISDAGTPLISDPGYRLVKLAREKGIAVVPIPGACALVAALSAAGLPSDRFSFEGFLPAKNVGRNTRLEALATDTRTLVFYESPHRIVESLQAMAQVFGCDRQVVLAREITKAYETFLSATFSELQGMMAADANQLRGEMVVMVQGYVAPEQNDEALEPEVQHTMQVLMAELPVKQAAALASKLTGIKKNKLYKWALGKKAE; this comes from the coding sequence ATGAGCAGCATGAACGCGCTATACATAGTCGCAACTCCCATAGGCAATCTTGATGATATCACCCAGCGGGCCCTGGCTACCTTACAAAAGGCAGACATTATAGCGGCAGAAGATACTAGACACAGCGCCAAGCTTACTCAGCATTTTGGTATTACTACACCCCTGATCGCCTATCACGACCACAGTAACGAGAGCCAGACATTACGCTTGCTAGACAGGTTGAGCAAGGGTGAGAGCATAGCGCTGATTTCTGATGCGGGTACACCTCTAATCTCCGACCCCGGATACCGGTTGGTGAAGCTGGCGCGTGAAAAAGGTATCGCAGTCGTGCCCATTCCGGGTGCCTGTGCACTTGTTGCGGCTTTAAGTGCAGCGGGCTTACCCTCAGACCGCTTTTCCTTTGAAGGATTTCTACCTGCAAAAAATGTCGGGCGTAACACGCGCCTAGAAGCGCTGGCGACCGATACCCGCACGCTAGTGTTCTATGAATCACCTCACCGTATTGTCGAGTCTCTGCAAGCCATGGCACAGGTATTTGGGTGCGACCGTCAGGTAGTGCTTGCACGTGAAATTACCAAAGCCTACGAGACCTTCCTCTCGGCTACCTTCTCGGAATTACAAGGGATGATGGCAGCCGATGCAAACCAGCTGCGTGGAGAAATGGTGGTAATGGTTCAGGGTTATGTGGCGCCGGAACAAAATGACGAGGCACTAGAACCCGAGGTGCAACATACCATGCAGGTATTAATGGCAGAATTACCGGTTAAGCAGGCTGCCGCGCTTGCCTCTAAATTAACAGGGATAAAAAAGAACAAATTGTATAAGTGGGCGTTGGGTAAAAAAGCTGAGTAA